Within the Miscanthus floridulus cultivar M001 chromosome 2, ASM1932011v1, whole genome shotgun sequence genome, the region CCTTCAGTTCATATGCATCTACTAGCCTCTTCATACACTGATCTTTAATGGTCTTCTGCTTCTTATTTTTGTGAGGGGAATCATGCAACACTTTGCCTTTCCCGCGCTTCTCATCTATTGGTGAAACCTTAGGAGTGCCATTTCCATCCCCATCCACATCTATTGTGTTACCTTCCGCTGCCCCAACTTCATTTTCATATGATGCGTCTAATCCTGGAACAACTGAACTCTCATTTGTTACACAGATAGCATCAAACATAATCCTTAAGTCATCCTCATGCTCAAGTGTTGCATCCCTAAATCTTATACAGCCAGGCATAGCCTAAAAATTAAGAATCAAACATACATTACACACAGCAACACAAAAATAAAATTATCATCAAAAGTTTTGAAAACAGTAGGTATAACTAACCGCATTTTGCTCTTTCCACCGTTCTTCACTAGCTGAAATGCACCCAGTTGAAGGATCCCTTCCCAAACCACTAGCTCTAATGTTCAAATTCTTCCACTGTGTATACAttcctttcaaagtatcccacATATTCTTCATTTGAAAACGGTCATAATTCCTCTTGATTCGTTCATTAAACTGCTTTTATAAGATTTGCATAGCCTACATTGTTCAAGC harbors:
- the LOC136537264 gene encoding zinc finger CCCH domain-containing protein 43-like; translation: MYTQWKNLNIRASGLGRDPSTGCISASEERWKEQNAAMPGCIRFRDATLEHEDDLRIMFDAICVTNESSVVPGLDASYENEVGAAEGNTIDVDGDGNGTPKVSPIDEKRGKGKVLHDSPHKNKKQKTIKDQCMKRLVDAYELKAQSSKNSTTSPVVDHVRQEMAQLIELVIQDGAEEETDEHYYATQLLMKKEYRDMFMTLKTSIGKLNWLRRAWEDRRKH